The Poseidonibacter lekithochrous region ACATCAAAATTGATGTGTATTTTCCTAATGAACAAAATGTTCAAGAGTTATATAAAACTCAAGGCGTAAATGGTCATTATGAAAGTATCGAAAAAAGAAAACATTGTTGTTTTGTTAGAAAAATTGAACCTTTAAAAAGAGCATTAAAAGGTTTAGATATTTGGTTTACAGGGCTTAGAGCATCTCAAAGTGTTACAAGAACTGAAATGCCACTAGTTGAATATGATGCTAATTTTGATGTAATCAAAGTTAATCCATTAATTGACTGGAATGAAGAAGATGTATGGACTTATATAAAAGAAAATAGAGTTCCTTACAACAAATTACATGATCAAGGTTTCCCAAGCATCGGATGTGCACCCTGTACCAGAGCCGTTAAGGACGGTGAAGATATTAGAGCTGGAAGATGGTGGTGGGAAAACCCAGAACATAAAGAATGTGGTTTACACAAAAAATAATTGAATTAAAGAAAGGAATCAAATGGAAATAAGTAATGAGAGATTAACGCATTTAAAGCAGCTAGAAGCTGAGTCTATGCACATTATGAAAGAAGTAATCGCTGAGTTTCAAAACCCAGGTATGCTTTATTCAGTAGGGAAAGATTCTTCTGTTATGTTACACATTTTACAGAAAGCATTTTACCCAGCACCACCTCCTTTACCATTAGTACACGTAGATACTAAATGGAAATTTAAAGAGATGATTGAATTTAGAGATAGAAGAGCTAAAGAAGTTGGAATGGAACTTATTACTTATTCTAATCCTAAAGGTATTGAGATGAATATCTCTCCTTTCGAGCACGGTTCTGCTTTACATACAGATGTAATGAAAACAGAAGGTTTAAAACAAATGCTAGATATGCAACAGTTTGATGCAGTATTTGGTGGGGCTAGAAGAGATGAAGAAAAATCTAGAGCAAAAGAGAGAATTTATTCTTTCAGAGATAAAAACCATAGATGGGATCCAAAATCTCAACGACCAGAACTTTGGAATGTATATAATGGAAGACATACAAAAGGTGAATCAATTAGAGTATTCCCTATTTCAAACTGGACAGAATTAGATATCTGGCAATACATCTATTTAGAAGGTATTCCAATTCCTGATTTATACTTCTCAA contains the following coding sequences:
- the cysD gene encoding sulfate adenylyltransferase subunit CysD, with amino-acid sequence MEISNERLTHLKQLEAESMHIMKEVIAEFQNPGMLYSVGKDSSVMLHILQKAFYPAPPPLPLVHVDTKWKFKEMIEFRDRRAKEVGMELITYSNPKGIEMNISPFEHGSALHTDVMKTEGLKQMLDMQQFDAVFGGARRDEEKSRAKERIYSFRDKNHRWDPKSQRPELWNVYNGRHTKGESIRVFPISNWTELDIWQYIYLEGIPIPDLYFSKEREVVEYMGTKIMVDDERVPEELRKTAKKEKVRFRTLGCYPLTGAVESEATTLPEIIQEMLVCTTSERQGRLIDSDGDASMEKKKQEGYF
- a CDS encoding phosphoadenylyl-sulfate reductase, which translates into the protein MSKETIAKELNQQLKGKTAQEVVAYFLDNYKEVALSSSLAAEDQALSDVILKHDKSARIFTLDTGRLHPETYDVMDATNLKYNIKIDVYFPNEQNVQELYKTQGVNGHYESIEKRKHCCFVRKIEPLKRALKGLDIWFTGLRASQSVTRTEMPLVEYDANFDVIKVNPLIDWNEEDVWTYIKENRVPYNKLHDQGFPSIGCAPCTRAVKDGEDIRAGRWWWENPEHKECGLHKK